A part of Denitratisoma oestradiolicum genomic DNA contains:
- a CDS encoding Zn-ribbon domain-containing OB-fold protein encodes MTEIAYDKPLPALEGLSKEFYDWCRQGELRFQRCKCCGTFRHVPREICAQCSSFDWEWVRSSGKGTIFTWTVVARALHPAFGNAAPYAPVVVEMEEGVRVLTQMLDCPPEELKIGMPVQVEFRAVTDAVTLPYFRRA; translated from the coding sequence ATGACTGAGATAGCCTACGACAAGCCCCTGCCGGCCCTGGAAGGGCTGAGCAAGGAGTTCTACGACTGGTGCCGCCAGGGGGAGTTGCGCTTCCAGCGCTGCAAGTGCTGCGGCACCTTCCGTCACGTGCCGCGTGAGATCTGCGCCCAGTGCAGCTCCTTTGATTGGGAATGGGTACGTTCCAGCGGCAAGGGCACGATCTTCACCTGGACCGTGGTGGCCCGCGCCCTGCATCCGGCCTTTGGCAATGCCGCGCCCTATGCGCCGGTGGTGGTGGAAATGGAGGAAGGCGTTCGAGTATTGACCCAGATGCTGGATTGCCCGCCGGAGGAACTGAAAATCGGCATGCCGGTCCAGGTGGAATTCAGGGCCGTGACCGATGCCGTGACTCTGCCTTACTTCCGGCGCGCCTGA
- a CDS encoding thiolase C-terminal domain-containing protein, protein MLKDKACIVGIGDTPVCRKPGSGLSEMGIQLKAAVAALEDAGLKANQIDGIMPFPNVGKAEAFAASLGCTNLRFAATLHMGGAASVGSIRAAAMAVVTGAADYVMVPAGWNGFSGARVRETSANDPDSIPGARIARDFYMPFGLTAPPQWYALMARRHMHEYGTTYEQLGAVAIAMRKHAQLNPTALMHGKPLTMEDYLASQMIADPYRLFDCCVETDGAAAFIVTSVERALDMKQKPIYIMGAAAGQPYPADEITNRPEFHRTGLTNAAPEAFRMAGITPADADFAEIYDCFTFEVIQQLEEAGFCQRGEGGAFVENGGIELGGRLPVNTHGGLLSHAHTLGIGHVVEAVRQLRGDAGQRQVKDAEIGVVTGWGDFGDGSIAILRR, encoded by the coding sequence ATGCTGAAGGACAAAGCCTGTATCGTCGGCATCGGGGACACCCCGGTCTGCCGCAAGCCCGGTTCCGGGCTCTCCGAAATGGGTATCCAGCTCAAGGCAGCCGTGGCTGCCCTGGAGGATGCCGGCCTCAAGGCCAACCAGATCGACGGCATCATGCCTTTCCCCAACGTGGGCAAGGCCGAAGCTTTCGCCGCCAGCCTGGGTTGTACCAACCTGCGTTTTGCCGCCACCCTGCATATGGGCGGCGCCGCCTCTGTGGGCTCCATCCGGGCCGCCGCCATGGCCGTGGTCACGGGCGCCGCGGATTATGTGATGGTACCGGCCGGCTGGAACGGTTTTTCCGGTGCCCGGGTGCGGGAGACCTCGGCCAACGATCCGGACTCCATTCCCGGTGCCCGCATCGCCCGGGACTTCTACATGCCCTTCGGTCTCACGGCGCCGCCCCAGTGGTACGCCCTGATGGCCCGGCGCCACATGCATGAGTACGGCACCACCTATGAACAGCTGGGTGCCGTGGCCATTGCCATGAGGAAGCACGCCCAGTTGAACCCCACGGCCTTGATGCATGGCAAGCCCCTGACCATGGAAGACTACCTGGCCTCGCAGATGATCGCCGATCCCTACCGGCTCTTCGACTGCTGCGTGGAGACCGATGGCGCCGCAGCCTTCATCGTCACCAGCGTGGAGCGGGCTCTGGACATGAAGCAGAAGCCCATCTACATCATGGGCGCGGCGGCGGGTCAGCCCTATCCGGCCGACGAGATCACCAACCGGCCCGAATTCCACCGCACCGGCCTCACCAACGCCGCGCCCGAGGCCTTCCGCATGGCGGGCATCACCCCGGCCGATGCGGACTTCGCCGAAATCTATGACTGCTTCACTTTCGAGGTGATTCAGCAACTGGAAGAAGCCGGCTTCTGCCAGCGGGGCGAAGGCGGTGCCTTCGTCGAGAACGGTGGCATCGAACTGGGCGGCCGCCTGCCGGTGAACACCCACGGCGGTCTCTTGTCCCATGCCCACACCCTGGGCATCGGCCACGTGGTGGAAGCCGTGCGCCAGTTGCGGGGCGACGCCGGCCAGCGCCAGGTGAAGGATGCCGAGATCGGCGTCGTCACCGGCTGGGGCGATTTCGGTGATGGCAGCATCGCCATCCTGCGACGCTAA
- a CDS encoding enoyl-CoA hydratase-related protein — MSWSDWSGVTGEGLDNFKEIIYEKKHHQVLGGGVARISLNKPEKMNTLTLSTVDEMFRAFYDANHDPSIGVIVVAAKGKHFGAGGDVDWERWGLREAFYNRYPHNRLMRMSRKPIIAQVQGYCIAGHNHMAYCCDFTIAADNAIFGQAGPRVSSPADGFFVPYLTKVVGAKKAREMWMLCRKYKAPEALAMGLINTVVPLEQLEAEVDQWCQELLSVSPGCLEVLKAAFDQEMDGYKESCVTSAALYPDWFDMPEGKEGGAAFVEKRKAEFWSIRQREAEMRQQLLEEYEAHQAERKNDKS; from the coding sequence ATGAGCTGGAGTGACTGGAGTGGAGTGACGGGCGAGGGCCTGGATAACTTCAAGGAGATCATTTACGAAAAGAAGCACCATCAGGTGCTGGGCGGCGGCGTGGCGCGGATCAGCCTGAACAAGCCGGAAAAGATGAACACCCTGACCCTGTCCACGGTGGACGAGATGTTCCGGGCCTTCTACGACGCCAACCATGATCCCTCCATCGGCGTGATCGTGGTGGCGGCCAAGGGCAAGCACTTCGGCGCCGGTGGCGATGTGGATTGGGAGCGCTGGGGCCTGCGGGAAGCCTTCTACAACCGCTATCCCCACAACCGCCTGATGCGCATGTCGCGGAAGCCCATCATCGCCCAGGTCCAGGGCTACTGCATCGCCGGCCACAATCACATGGCCTATTGTTGTGACTTCACCATTGCCGCCGACAACGCCATCTTCGGCCAGGCCGGCCCCCGGGTATCGTCTCCCGCGGACGGCTTCTTCGTGCCCTACCTGACCAAGGTGGTGGGGGCCAAGAAGGCCCGCGAAATGTGGATGCTGTGCCGCAAGTACAAGGCTCCCGAAGCCCTGGCCATGGGCCTGATCAACACCGTGGTGCCCCTGGAACAGCTGGAGGCCGAGGTGGATCAGTGGTGTCAGGAACTGCTCTCTGTCAGCCCAGGCTGCCTGGAGGTGCTGAAGGCAGCCTTCGACCAGGAAATGGACGGTTACAAGGAATCCTGCGTCACCTCCGCTGCCCTGTATCCGGACTGGTTCGACATGCCCGAGGGCAAGGAAGGCGGCGCTGCCTTCGTCGAGAAGCGCAAGGCCGAATTCTGGTCCATCCGCCAGCGGGAAGCCGAGATGCGCCAGCAACTGCTGGAGGAGTACGAAGCCCACCAGGCCGAGCGCAAGAACGACAAGAGCTGA